The following nucleotide sequence is from Zea mays cultivar B73 chromosome 1, Zm-B73-REFERENCE-NAM-5.0, whole genome shotgun sequence.
TGATAATATAGACCTTGTTCACTAGTAAcatcatttcttccttcttcgttGTTGGTTTATTCTACCATTATTGAATCCCAATCAATATCATGAATTCCATGGCCACTCCCCTATTCACCACAAACAGTTGTAATGTAATATATAACTACTAAATTGCATACAATAAATTCAAACTACTAACCACTGTAGGTTGTGTGCCAATACAAGTCAATGTCCACTCGTCTTCTTCGACAGTGTATGCAGTCGTTTCGTCCATGGGGGGAACTGCCTCATCGTTGGGAGTATTATTCATAGTACACTGCACATACAATGGATGCTCAATGGGTGGTACGCTGTAGGACAGTATACTACGTTAAATGGTGGCTAGAGTATTCATAGGATAGTATACTACGCTAAATGGAATGGAACAAAGCAAAGGAAATTCTTACCAGAGCCGGCGGCGTTGGGGGACTGCAACCGCGCAATGAAATGGGTCTCCGCGCAATGGACCACGGGCGCAGGAACCGGCGACGCAGGGAAGGGCGAGATCCGGAGAAGGACAGGGCCCAGTGCGCGGAGACGAACAGAGCAGCTCGAGGAAGACGACGGCTAGGGCGAGCAGAGATCGGGCGAGCAAGTGGAGGAGAGGAGACAGAGAGAATGGAATACGAGAGCTTCACGGGCGACGGTAGAAGAGGAAGACAGTGGCAAGTCTCTAACGGAGCGAGGGCAGCACGGGAACCGCACAAGGGCTAAACACCATTAAGCGCGCGCGATGCTAAATTTGCAAAACGAGGGAGATTTCAATGCCACGCTTTCAATTGCCACGACCGCGGTGCCAAAAGTTTGAAGCCCTCCGTAGACGGTGTCATGTTTGCAAAATTCTCGCGATGGACAAGTGGATGATATGATACAAACCAAACACCTTGCACTAGTAGAGATCTTATCATCGATGACGTTCGTATTGCGTCACTGCATGTGTATATATCGTCACAGAGTAAGGTTTGTGACGAATTTGTGACGAGTTCGTTTTGGTCATAGGGGTCGCGTCACATTTGTTGTGTTGTGACGGACTACTCAGTTTCGTCATCGATGTGTATACATTCTGTGACGAAAGGCGCGTTGTCATGGAAGTGAATGCATGCTATGACGATCAGTTGTGGTCATAGAGGAAGACACTGTTCCGTCATAATTCGTCGTCTGCCCGAGCAAACTGACGGCGTTGTTAACGCCGTTTGGTTGCTGTGACGGTACGGTATCGTCACAGATAGAGCCGTGGTTTGGTCATTACCAGCCGTTTGGAAGGTGCTGATGCGtatgacgtcagcgctgacgtggctagtgacgtggcagctgacgtcagcgctgacgtaacgctgacgtggctagtacagtggcagctgacgtggcatatgttttattatatgccaccagtttggtcacagatgtgcagagaataattttattggAAATTGCAAAATATACTAGAACAGAGGAATGAGCACACAATTCCATATTCCATAGATGAATACAACTAGTATTCCAGTGCGCATACAAACTAAGTGGACAACACTAAACTCAGTTCATAGCATCACCACTTGAGTTCACATTTCAGTTGAGTTTGCACAAACATAACAGCATATAATCAAAAGTTGACACCCACGAGCAACTAGAGTTTTTGGGTACCCTCATGTCAAAGAACAGGCCAAAAACAGCAGCTCTGACTAGCAGCCCTCATGtcgaagaagagttaccatgcaaggacaagagcttcttgatgagcacattggtctcctccatctccttgctgtTCTTCTCTGTTATCTTCTTGTACTCCTCCAACTCCCTTTGTGTCCTCGCCTGCTGTTCCTCAGCTTCTTCACATTTCTTCCTGAGCTGGTCGAGTTCACCTTGAACAGCAGCCGTCGCTTCAGCTGCAAGTTGTTCCCGAAGCTCACTATGATTTGATGATGAAGCCTTGGAGGTTGCCGATGTTTTGATGCCGACGCTTTTCAGGAATTGGTGTGAGCTGCTCTGGGACAGCACCTTCGACACAAGGTGCACACTGGATGCTGGCATctcaccttcagcaacaggttcagccctcaaagcctccatatgagactgaaatatcatggacagaaacagttacatgttattgctaatgagcaacagcaagatgctgacaataatgtgaaaacagtgactttcatttctagtgcacgggtcctacaaggcattaacaaagactatgaaaaatagactgacagactctaaaagctatacatttgatggcaaattatagcagattatagcagttacaaattatagcagatttgcttaaaagctatacatttgatggcaaattaaAAGCTATTCATTTGAAATACTCTATAAATAGACTATGAaaaataatgtgaaaacagttacaaattatagcagatttgcttaacaaagactctaaaacctatacatttctagtgcacgggtcctacaaaaaatagactatgatatttactttcatttcagaaatttgatggcagacaaaatagactatgatctgaactcccctgggatgggacaagcgatctcACTCATCGATCTCACTCCCCTTCGTTCCATCGACCCACAGCCAGCCTCCCTCATATGATCTCATAAAAATTACACTAAATAAAGAAAACAAATGAACTTACAAGTGCTTCTCTTGCCGGTTCACTCAGGCCACGTTTGGAGCTGGTATGACAGGTCTTGAAGGCGTCCACCGCATCTAGTTCTTCAGTCTGGTCTAAGCTGGGTTCTTCTCGGTTTCTCTTCTGCTTTTGTTTCGTGGATAAACAATCACAGCGAAGTTTGCTCAGATCAAATGCAATAGAAGTTGAGTGCACAAGTGCAGGTAGTACTACAAGGTAATAGTTACTTACATATGCATGTAAGTGTGCCACATAGCAGCGAGAACCCGTAGCCTGATGAAACTTGACTTGACTGCGGTTCTGCTTGTTCTTTGCACTTATTTCCTACAAGAGAATGAACATGTCAGATTAGATCATAGGTTCAATATGCGAAGATCCTTTGCAAACGTATAGTGAAAGAACAATATATGACAAGATACCCATACCATGTTCTTTGGATCAGACCACTTTGCAACTAATGCCCTCCACTGTTCATCAGTCATGTAAGATACATGAGAAGTTGTGCTAATCTCATTTGCAGGTACACCATTGAAGTATTTCTGCTTGAGCCGATAACGCTGGTTTTTTACCGCAGAGCGTAGCATATCGGTGCAAGCTTCCTTTGTTGCCTTGTCCTCAGTGTTAACGGACAAGCGCCCCTATGCATATGACAATTCCATAGTTAGTCAATTCAGGTTAAGCAGTATACAAGTGAACCATAGAATcagtaatgcacttacatttagctgtgacacaaagctgttgtagtatttctggtcgtccttgtaatctttccaacgagttaggataggcatggtttcccgaataatgatgccagcctctgatgcaaacttggcagcttgaacaggttcatgtggcctttttttgccttcctcaacagctatgggcagtctcctttgcataactttagtcatcctgtccagttgttttcccttggttgctgccctgggtctccttggtgctcgctgtgtaggagctacaaaatataattcgcttttattgaataatgaaattgttttgtttcatgcaaatcagcaaaagagatgccttatttgactgaaaaaatagaacttgccttcagtttcttcatctctagctacattggcttgagcatcacctgtactgtcatgagcagcagatgccatggcttcctcttcagctctgctgaaatgatcagcaagtccaggtgtagtacggctgttgccttcagcatcacctgtactgtcatgagcagcagatgccatggcttcctctgcagctctgctgaaatgatcagcaagtccaggtgtagtagggctgtttggtatgtgatcatttccatctgttggttcctgtacattgtggccatctgtctctgtagagtgaaacctttttgaagattgctcctctggttgtgcacctgccctcactctcttgctgaacctaatgcctggagccatgttggggtctatcttcttctttgaagcAAGGGTTGTGTTTCTACCTCTTCTAGGATACTGTCCACAAAAAAAAAGTCATGTGCATTAAAAAGCAAGACCATATATTAATTAAGAGGTATGAAATAAAGAATATGAATCTAAAGGCATGAGCATATATTAAACACCAGATAAAAAACATTGAAATGCAATGCAACTATTTGGCATCCACTACTTTGAAGATAGAAGGAGCACCTTCATTGCCAGGGGTTTTGGCTGCTCATAATATTCACTGTCATCATCAgtatctccttgatcatcatcgtcaAGGAGATAGAAAGAGACATATGAATCCGAATCTGAACTAGTATTTATCTTGTTTGCTGCATGTTTCCCCTTTGTTGATGCAGATGGTGAGACAGAATTATTTAGAACAGAAGTATATTTGTTCAGACCCAAATCTTGCATCTTCTTTATATTCTCCTCCACTTGTTTATCCCGTCTTCTCTCATAAGCAGTTCGCTCATGTTGAACTACTTGCAAGATAGATAAGAACAAGCATACTGTGCGCCCAGTTCAGAGTCTGCATTTTCAGATTGTTCAGTTCAGAGTTAACTCTGCTGCCCAGTTCAGATTGGTGCCCAGTTCAGAGTTCAAAGTTCAAGCAATCTGAGAACTCTGCCCAGTTCAAAGTTCAAGCAATCTGCCCAGTTCAGTTCAAGCAATCTGAGAATTTTCAGATGTTCAGTTCAGTTCAAGCAATCAGATTCTCAGATCAAAGTTCAGTTCAAGCAATCTGCCCAGTTCAGTTCAAGCAATCTGAGAACTCTGCCCAGTTCAAAGTTCGAAGCAATCAGATTCTAAACTGCCTAGTTCAAAGTTTAGATTCTAAACTGCCCAGATGGTCATTTCATTTTCAGAGATCAGTTCAGACTTCTGCATTTTCAGATTAAAACCCAGCTtaaattttgacaataaattaaaacttgctTAGATCACATGAACTGAAAATTGATTCCCATAAACCCAGCTTAGATCACATGAACTGAAAATTTTCAGATGTTCAGTTCTA
It contains:
- the LOC118476123 gene encoding uncharacterized protein encodes the protein MTDEQWRALVAKWSDPKNMEISAKNKQNRSQVKFHQATGSRCYVAHLHAYKQKRNREEPSLDQTEELDAVDAFKTCHTSSKRGLSEPAREALSHMEALRAEPVAEGEMPASSVHLVSKVLSQSSSHQFLKSVGIKTSATSKASSSNHSELREQLAAEATAAVQGELDQLRKKCEEAEEQQARTQRELEEYKKITEKNSKEMEETNVLIKKLLSLHGNSSST